The DNA window gtccagAGTTCAAATACTGGTTGGACCCTGACACACAATACTTCATCTCCACAGTAAcaaaatagcccccccccccccccctctcctctcctgacaCGAAGACGGAGGAAGCATGCAAGTGACGGACTGCGTGGACACAGCAGACGGCGCCTAAGAGGAGTTTAAAGAGCAGACGCCGCCGTGTAGCCTGGTAGTTAAATCGAGGTCGCAAATCACCTCCAAAAAGGAGGTGGGTAGGATTTAGCTAACAGGCTAGCAACCTTGCACTTATAAATAAAGGTGCAGGGAAGGAGTGGAGAGCCGTCCTCAAGACATTTTCCCGATCTGGATCTTCTTCCAGGCCTCCGAAGCGGTGAATATACAGGAGTCGATGATTCCCGCGACTGTGAAGGTTCCGCCGACGATGGCACAGATCTGCAGGAAACAAGCCCCTCAGTTAGGTTCACCTTTAGGTTCTCCTTTGACCAGAAAGGTCCCAATATCAGCTGCTTGAATTCACGTTGCATCACAACATTACATTGCATGGACACCTCGGAATGTGCTAAAAtccagcaagaagaagaagaagaagtagaagtcCTGCTCTGGCTTGATTCACAATCTTGAACCATGACTCAGTATTGCACTATGCTCACAGTCATTTCCTAACCCACGCCAGGTCATCAGAGCTCTGAACatcacaaaagacaaaaggatgATGGTGATCATCCGCCATGGCGCCAATTTAATCCTGACAGCATCATCCGTCAGCAGGAAACCTTGCTGACGAGTTGGCACAGGCAGAAACAGTCAAGGAGGGCGAGGAAGCGCAGgcacagcaaaaaaaactaattcagCACGTAAAATTGCATTTCCTTTTAGAGGATAATGGAtaattgttggaaaaaaagactATGTTGTTCTAGCCAACTAGAAATGACTTTAATTTctaggcttttcttttttttttttaaatggaaaaaaaagcattcctgAGTGCAGCTTTACGATGGCTATGAATTCCCATTGGAGACCAAACCAGCTACTGTCAAACCAGTAAATAAGTTCACCACACCAACTACGGTGGTGATAGTTATGTCAATGCGGTGTTCAGCTTGTCTTTAATGCAGCTTTCAGATTAAGTGTACTATCAGTTTTCACTGTATCTATAACATTTGTTTAGGGGGCGTTCTTTTCTTAAAGAAGAATCAACTCACTGTTGTTATGAAGCGATAGAAGGGCTGTCTCCTCTCCGTGTACTTGACTGTGATGGGACTGAGGTCGTATCTGAACCAGATGGCCGGGATGATTCTGCCCGTGTGGCTGTAAGCGACGTACtcctggagggtggggggggggggggaataaaagcaTGTTAccaattttaaatgttttggggCTTGCGCGTTTGGAGCAATCTGTTACTTCATTCTTATCTCTGGTGGTGGCGGCCGCTGGGCTTTTAtgagtgatgaagatgaagtcaCTGAAATGTCATGAATGATtcattgaaaacatattttagcTCCATAAATCTGATGAAGTCAGAGGGGGCTAAAATGTGATTCTTATGTGATGACATTGATGTGagtgaattcatttatttttttattttttatgtttatgtatTCACCCAAAAAGGCCCTCATACTTCAAAGTTCACAGCAGACCTGCACTGTTATTACTCCAAATTCCAAACCAGCTGTCTGTGAACACAGTTCTAGGAAGTGTGTTTATGGCTTGTTGACATCTGGGGAGCCTTTCCAGTCACTACGGGTGAGCTTTCACTTCCGGCCGAGTGCACAAgtttaaaaaggcaaaacacgCGTCGGCCATATGTTGCTGCTACCTtgaaatgtgcaaaaaaaacacacagaggggggggggggggggcagcacctTGTTGGCTACCGTGTACTGGTAGGAGAACCTCTGTCTGCCCGATAGGTCTTCATACACCGTCGGTACAATCTTCAGGATGTAGTCATGTGACGCCAGAGCTGCAACAGAAGCAAAGTGTCTTCattaggacaaaaaaaaaaaaaaaagacaaccacTTGGTGTCTCGTGTTGTTGCATCATACCAATGCATAAAAGTCACATGTGTGGCGTGCATACGTACGATTGGATGAAAGCTTGTCAGCTCCTCCCAACGCGTTGAAGGCCCCTTGTACTTTTCGTACCTGCGTGACAAAGGAGGGGAAGATGATCTGAGCTGAACATTGCTACTGTGGATTTGAGCCGtgtccatccccccccccccctcgtccatcCCCCCCCAGCAGTGGGTTCTAGTGAGAGTCCCGACCTGGAGCTTTTCTCCAAATGCCAGCTTGTGGATGTTGTGGGTCATGTCCGGGCTTTGGGGCTGCGCTGTGGCGCTGTGCGTTGACACATGGAAGTTTCCAGGtacctgaggacacacacacacacacacacacaactatgtAAGTTAATGTGAGCACCAGCAACACTTAATTCTGAACACGC is part of the Pungitius pungitius chromosome 2, fPunPun2.1, whole genome shotgun sequence genome and encodes:
- the ergic1 gene encoding endoplasmic reticulum-Golgi intermediate compartment protein 1, with translation MPFDVRRFDIYRKVPKDLTQPTYTGAFISILCCFFIVFLFLSELTGFIATELVNELYVDDPDKDSGGKIEVSLNISLPHLHCDLVGLDIQDEMGRHEVGHIDNSMKIPLNQGDGCRFEGEFSINKVPGNFHVSTHSATAQPQSPDMTHNIHKLAFGEKLQVRKVQGAFNALGGADKLSSNPLASHDYILKIVPTVYEDLSGRQRFSYQYTVANKEYVAYSHTGRIIPAIWFRYDLSPITVKYTERRQPFYRFITTICAIVGGTFTVAGIIDSCIFTASEAWKKIQIGKMS